The stretch of DNA CCGACGACGATAGAAGAACTGGAAGAGTTACCAGAAATAAAAAAGTGGATGGACAAAATTCCTGCACCAGTACAGCTAAACTTTTTAACAGAATTAGAGGATATGTTGGAAGGTGTAGATTCAGAGCGATTTGATTAGTCCATTAAATAACATGCTCAGTACTTAACAAGTAGTTCAGTTTTGGTGTACAAAAACTAAAAATGTATTATAAAATGAGCATCAAATTGCACTATGATTTGATGTTCTTTTTTTATTGTGATACCAACGTTTACTACGGAAATGCACTTTGAAATGCGACTAAAAATGTAGACTAATTTGCAAGGATGAAATAAATATTGTAGGCTTGCAAATTCGATTGCAGATTAAAGTACAAATACGGTGTTTTAACTATTACCAAATTGATTTATAGGCAATAAAAAAAGAACTTGGCTTATATCCAAGCTGTCACTCGCTGTATTGTTCTTCTTCTACAATCGCTCCAATTATTTGAAGAAGATAAATGACATTAAACGACGATTACACCATTTACTTGAACATGGGCTTTCACACCATAAAGTTAGATTATTTTACAAATAGTTCGCGTAGTTCCCCAAAATATAAAGCGGTATACAATTGCAATAATAAAAAAAATATAAACAAATTCAAAAAGAGAGAAGGGCTCATAATCGATTGAATATGAATTAGCAAAAATTAACATTAAAGACAATAAATCAATTAAAGATTTTTTAAATCCATTTTCCTTGTACAAGTATTTAGTTTTTTTGAAATTAAATACATCTTTTAATTCCTCACTAAAAAATCCTTTGACTAATCCTAAACTTATTAAATAAATTCCCATAGCAGGTCCATAAGCCATATTCATAAGCTGTGTTACAACACAATAAATTATGGTGAACAAAAGTAAATACATTCTACTCTTCTCCTTTTTTTTATTAATACAGCTAAAAGACCTTCTCTACATTTTGCCCTTTAATGGAATAAGAAAAAATTTCATATCTATATAATACCACAAATTTCCCAATTATCTTTTAATTTACAGATGATAATACAATTACATACTCATTTTATAAGAAAATAGTGGTGCAATTTTAAATTAAAAAGTAGTCCATTTTGGACTACAATTTATAGTTTTGTACTCCAAAACTGAACTACTTAAGTACTTAATACTGGGCTTTTTTTACTAGAAAAAGTACTTTATCCACAACGCTAGATTAACCATATGTAATCCCTTTCAAACTTATCCAATAAGAAGCTAGTTTTCCCACAGCTTTATCCCCAAAAATGTAGTTGATGGCGGTTATCCACATGCGTTTTATTGAAAAAATTAAATAAGAATCGGATTTATCCACACAGATGGCTCATGCTTGATGAAACATATTTAAAAAATAATCGTATTTATTAGACAGGGATATGAAAAGGGAGGGTTTTTCTATGGAAAACGAAAAATGTCTTAAGTGTGGTAATGCTGAATTTGTAGAAGCGACAGATTATATGCCGTTAAAACCAAGCAAATTATCTGTCAGTGGTGCAAATAAAATTTTTACTTTTTGTTTACAGTGTGGAGAAGTGCAGTCTATTCGAATTGAAAATACCGAAATTTTTAAAAGAAAATAAAGTCATGCTCTACAAAGAGGAGGCTGGGACAAAACTAAAATGGTCATGATAAAAAACGAACAATTGCAGAATTTCCGGAGCGGGTTATTTGCACTCTACTATTTTTTGTTCGTTTTTAACTTTTATAAAAAAAGTTGTGTCCCAACCTCTCTTGAGTTTATAGAACTAATTCTCCTCTTCTAACGAGATGCCTTCTACATATTTCCGGTTCATGTCTTTTTTCGTTTTTCGGTATTCTTTACTTTTGAAAATGATGTCAAAATCATAGTCGGGTGGATAAAGCTCTTTTGCTGCGATTTTTAATTCGATTCGTTTGTAATTAATCGTTCTTTTTTCTCCTTTTACTTGAACGATGTAATCGCCATGATCATTTGGTCCTTTGTAAACGATCCCTGTTTCACTAGTTGCAAGTAGGATGACGTTATCGCCTTGATTATATAACGTAACCTTGGAATGTAATGCTTGCTCCTGAGGTTTTTTCTTCAAATTCGTTCGAGCATATTTATTTACAATGATTTGCTTCTGATAGTTCGGCGTTTGCAGTTTCTCATCGTCTACATTTTGATGAAAATCTTTAAATTGTTGATATGCCTTTTCATGCGCACGTTCGATTAGTGTTGGATGCATTCCTAATTTGGCTGCAATGTCAAACGCTTGACTCTGACCACTTTTGCCGAGTAATAATCGATAAGTAGGCTGTAATGTATTCAAATCAAACTCCATCGAACCGTTTAAAAAGCCTTCTTTTTCATCAGCGAACTTCTTCATTTCACTATAGTGCGTAGTGGCAAATAAAGTTGCCCCTTTATCATATAGCTGTTCTAAAATAACGATTGCGAGTGCCATTCCTTCCCGTGGATCTGTGCCGGAGCCGAGTTCATCAATTAAGACGAGAGACGCATCGTTCGTTGTTTGCAAAATATCAATAATGTTCACTAAGCGCGAGCTAAACGTACTTAAGTTTTGTTCTATACTTTGACCATCGCCAATATCGACAAAGATATGTTGGAAAATGGCAATCTCGCTCTCCTTTTTTGCAGGAATCGGAAGGCCAGCCTGCGCCATTAGCGTTAAGAGCCCTACTGTTTTTAACGTAACCGTTTTACCGCCGGTGTTCGGTCCGGTAATGACAAGAGCTCGTTCTTTATCACCAAACGGAATCGTAAGAGGGACAGCATTGCTTCCAAGCATGGGATGGCGCGCTTCTTTTAAATGTATGAGGAACTCTTCATTGATGATAGGAATTTCTGCTCTTATCGTCTGACTGTACTTCGCTTTTGCGAAAAGCACGTCATAATGATGCATTGTTTCAACGGCAATGATGATCTCTTGCTCGTGTTCAATGAAAAGTTGTGTAAGTTCGTATAGGATACGCTCTACTTCTGATTCTTCTGCAAGCTTTACTAATTCTATTTCTTCCTGAATGGCACTTAATTGTATTGGTTCCATGAAAAGGGTAGCTCCTGAAGCGGACGTATCAAGCACAGTTCCTTCTATCTTCTTCCGATATTCTTTTTTTACTGCTAGGACGTAGCGACCGTTTCGTTCGGAGACTGTTGTATCTTGCAAGTAAGGTGAAATTCTACCACTCTTTACTAATGATTGCGCCTTTTCTTTTAACTTTTCGTAATGGTTTGCTAGTTGTCTACGTAAATAAATAAGATCGCTCGAAGCATAATCGTCGACCTGCCCATTCCGTAGACAGCGACTTATTTCATTTTCTATTGTTGATAAATTTCCGATAGATGCGGCATATATACTCACATTAGGACCTGCATATTCCTTATCTTTCATAAATTGCTTCAGCTTTTGACAATGGTCTAGAAACGAAACAATTCTCGTGAGTTGATCCACTTTTAAGGCGATACCTTTTTTAGCTTGGGTCACGTAATGACCGATATCGTCTAATGAATGAATAGGGACGCTACCACTAATAGAAAGGATGTTCATCGCTTCTTTAATTTCTTGTAAAGAGTGCTCTATTTTCTTCTTATTTTGAGATGGCCTTAATAATGAAATCGTTTCTTTTCCTCTGTTCGTTCGTGCGAATTGTGATATTTCATTTAGTATTTGATAATAACCTAGTGCTTCCATTGTTTGATGGTTCAATGGTAAATCCTCCTTTAATAATAAATAATTTTCATGAGGAATTGTTCAAGGGCTTATGAAAATAAATAAGCCGCCATGAACAAAGCGCTCATGACGGCAAAAGATAAACCTTGGGCATGTAATAGTTTGCCAAGGTTTTTAAAATATAAAAAAACCATAGGCAAACATACATCACCATGGTCTATTTTTGATAGGTATGATGCGTGTTCTTAACGTTCCAAAAGAAGCCATAGTGAAATAAACATAGCCTTTGCTATATTTTTGCTTCTTCCAGTTATCCAATTATGGATTAGTCAAGAACCACCGATAACATAAACTTCTACTCCTTTTTAGAAAAGGTTTTTTCCTTACTCTTCCTTTATATCCTATTCTTGTTTTATAAGTCAAGTCACTAAATAACATAAAAATAAACACATAAAAAGTGAGCGAAACTGCCTAGCAAAATATATAGGTGGAAAATTTCATGGAAGCCCCAATTTTTAAAGGAAAGGAAACTTGGTTTTACCGCATAAATAATGCCTCCAACTGTATAAATAAGACCGCCAGTTACTAACAAAATCATTCCTTTTGTACCAAGGGCTGAAGCTAAAGGACTTGCTACCGTTATAATAATCCATCCCATTGCTATATAAATGCTAGTAGATAACCACCTTGGACAGTTAAACCAAACTAATTTAAATAACACACCACATATAGCTAGGCCAACAATAATTGTAAACATGATCCATCCAGTTGTCCCACTTAAACTTATTAAACAAAAGGGTGTGTACGTTCCAGCAATTAGGATGAAAATCATCGAATGATCAATCCGCCTTAAACTGGCAATGACTTTCGCATTACTTTGAACAAGATGATAGATAGTAGAAGCAGAATATAAAAAAATTAAACTTAATCCGAACAAAATGACCGTAAAAAGTTGAAGTGGCGACCCGTTATTACTAGCTACTTTAATGACCATTGCAAGTAATCCTATGAACGACAGAACAGCACCTACTAAGTGAGTATACGTATTAATTGGTTCTCTAACATAGATATTCAAGTTTTATCACCTCTGTATAATGGTATGTAGTTTTAATAACTACTTGTAAATATAATATATACTATATCACGTCGTCAACTATTAACCTTTTGTTTTTTTATGATAAAATGGTGACAACTACTTTTATGGCAGAGGTTAAAACAAATGGAAAATATACAAGCGTTTTTGGAAGAACTAAAGCTCGACAATAAAATTAAACTAGAAGACATCCCGACAATTGATCTTTATATGGATCAAGTTATCCAACTGTTCGATCATTCTTTTTCAAATGGAAAAGAAAAAACATTAACAAAAACGATGATCAATAACTACGCAAAAGCTAAACTTTTTTTCTCTGTACAAAATAAAAAATATACGAAAGAACATATCATTCTTATGAGCTTAATCTATCAGTTAAAAGGGACTTTATCGATCAATGATATTAAGGCTACATTAAAGGGAATAAATGAAAAAACGGTAGAAGAAGCGTTTGATCTTGAACAATTTTATTCTGCTTATTTAGGAATAGTTGACCAAAACGTCGACCGTTTTAAGGAAGACGTTTCAGAACGAGTGAAAGAAGTATCACAAGTTATTGGGGAAGATACGAAGGACTCAAAGCTTATCCATAACACTTTGCTAATTGCTTCCCTTTCACATATTAGTACGCTGTATAAAAATGCTGCGGAAAAATTAGTGAGAGAAATGGAAGAGGATTAGAATTATAAGTTTATATGTAGTTAGCGCTTGTATGATTTCAAGCGCTTTTTTTATTTTTTTCTAAAAAGTGAAAATATATTATTGACATTAAACTAGGTTTAACCTTTATCCTTAAGTTGTAAATAATTTTTAAAGGGGTGTTTGTATGTACCGTTGGGATGGAGGATTTATAATGGTGGAGCCTGAAAACTTTGACAAGGCAGTTCAATGGTATGAAGAGATGCTAGGGTGGAAGTGTTTAGATAAAGTAACTTCCTGGGTTGGAAGAAAAGCATTTATGAAATTACCACGATCTGGGGTTGTTACTATTAAGTCGTTTGAAGGAGAGTATGACCACTTTTATCCTGCGAAGGCGGAAGGAAACGTTAAGCTTGGATTTGCTACGTACAATCTGGACGAGACTTTACGGTATTTAGAGGATAAAAATGTGAAATTTACCGAAATTAAAGCGTTACCGAATGGGCAAAGGTTTTGTGATATTTTTGCCTATGAAAATACGAAACTAACCATTGCTGAGGAGTCTAGAGGAGAAGATAAAACAGAATACCCACCATCTGGCATTGTAGGGTTTGGAACAGTTAATACTATTATTTATGTAACAAATCCGGAACTATCAGCGGAGTGGTATAAAAAGCATCTAGGGTTTGACATTGTGGAGGTAGATGAGGAAAAGGGGTATGCACATCTACGAACAGAAGATGCATATGACAGAAACGTATTGGATCAATGTTTTTGGGACAATATTTGGCTACTAAAAACAAACGAAGTAGTAGAAAAACCGAATGACAATAAGGCAAGAACGTATTACGATATTCGACCAGAAGTTTTCTTTAAGGAATATAATAAATTAATTAAGAATGGTGTTAAACCTTCAGAAATTGCAGGTGATCCAATAAACGGTTGGGGCGGTTTCCATATTTACGATCCGGATCATAATCGTATTAATGTTTGGTCTTATACTGCAAATTAAAAATGGCTGGGGAGGTATATATGCATTTCACTATACAGGAATTTTCACTTCGAACAGGATTACCTCCTAGTAAGCTTCGATATTATGATAAAAAAGGGTTGTTAGAACCGTCTACTAGACTAGAAAATGGATATCGAGCGTACACACCGGACCAAGTTCATCTTGCTAAACTGATAGACTCGTTAAGGCAAGCTGATATAGCGATAAAAGACATAAAGCGATATTGTGATGCAAATGAGTTAGAAAAAAAGACAATGCTCGAACAGTGGAAAAATGACTTAGATAGAAGGATGGAAGCTATTATCGCGGCTCGTAAATATGTAGGTGGGATAAAAGCAGAAAACACCCACACGTTACTACTATCAAAGTGGGAAAAAGGGAAAAATCTTGTTTGGCAAAAGTTCGAGGCAGAACGAATACCACATCCATTCAAACAATATTTTAGTATAGCGAAAGAACGGTTTTCTGGACAAGTAGTTTCAGAGTTTGTTTATGTAAGAACAGAAGCGATTACTTCGAATAAAATAATCGGAGAAATTGGCTTTGAAGTAGACACCAACTTTTCTACAGTGGACAGTGAGAATATTCGACTTGAACGAATTCCACCTTCTTTATTTGCAGTGTTAGAAAATTGTCGAGCAGATGATGCTTTCCTATGTTTTTCTTATATTCAAGTTGTCATTCGCTATGGCTTCGAACCAGCGGATAATAAATTGGAAAGATACCGAAATATCGCAGCGGAAAGTTATGATTACTTCATTCCAATCGTAAAGTGAGGGGGACTAGGGAAACTGTACTTAAAGAAGGTTGCTAACTCTCCTAAATTCGAACATTTCCAATTTTTGTGTTGACGAGGGACCTGTCCCTTCGTCCATCTTGAAAAATTTTGACGGTTTTTATGTGGATGAACTATTAATTAATGGGACAGAGAAACCACGTCCTTTGTAATAATTACTCGAAGATGCTGTAAATGAATGGAGTCCTTTCTCTAAGGAAGGGCTTTTTTTATGTAGTTCATAATTTTTAAAAAAATAGTTGCGTTTACATTAAAATGGACTTATAATGAATTTACGAAAGCGGTTTCAGTAATATTGAAACTGAAGTAATACAATTTTAAAATGAAACTGAGTATATAATAATAAAAAGGTAATACGAATGCTTGTGTAAACTAGTAATATATTTTTTTGATAGTTACGAAAGCGGTTTAGTAAACCTTTTAATTTTTCCAAATTACGAAAGCGGTTTAGTATATTTTTTTATCTACTTATGAAAGGGGTTACATCATGGCAATTATACAATTTCCAAAAGATATGAAGTGGGGAGTTGCGACTGCTTCTTACCAAATTGAAGGTGCTGTTAAGGAAGGTGGAAGAGGACCTTCTATTTGGGATACATTCTCTAAAACGCCTGGTAAAGTGGTAAATGGTGATAATGGAGATGTCGCTTGTGGCAGCTATTATAAATACGGCGAAGACATAGAAATAATGGATGACCTTGGTGTCGATTATTATCGTTTCTCTGTTGCTTGGCCAAGAATTTTCCCTAATGGCACAGGGGAGGTAAATCAAGAAGGATTGAATTACTACCACAATCTAGTAGATAGATTACTAGAAAAGGGAATAGAGCCAATGTGTACACTATATCATTGGGACCTACCACAGGTGATACAAGATAATGGTGGTTGGGATAACCGCGAAACAATTGATGCGTTTGTAGAGTATGCGGACTTAATGTTCAAAGAGTTTGAGGGGAAAATCAAGTATTGGATTACATTTAACGAACCTTGGTGTGTATCGTTTCTATCAAACTTCATCGGTGCTCATGCTCCTGGAAACAAAGATCTTCAGTTGGCGGTGAATGTAGCACACCATTTACATGTAGCGCATGGGAAAACGGTCATTCGTTTTAGAGAATTAGG from Sutcliffiella cohnii encodes:
- the trhA gene encoding PAQR family membrane homeostasis protein TrhA; this encodes MNIYVREPINTYTHLVGAVLSFIGLLAMVIKVASNNGSPLQLFTVILFGLSLIFLYSASTIYHLVQSNAKVIASLRRIDHSMIFILIAGTYTPFCLISLSGTTGWIMFTIIVGLAICGVLFKLVWFNCPRWLSTSIYIAMGWIIITVASPLASALGTKGMILLVTGGLIYTVGGIIYAVKPSFLSFKNWGFHEIFHLYILLGSFAHFLCVYFYVI
- a CDS encoding VOC family protein gives rise to the protein MVEPENFDKAVQWYEEMLGWKCLDKVTSWVGRKAFMKLPRSGVVTIKSFEGEYDHFYPAKAEGNVKLGFATYNLDETLRYLEDKNVKFTEIKALPNGQRFCDIFAYENTKLTIAEESRGEDKTEYPPSGIVGFGTVNTIIYVTNPELSAEWYKKHLGFDIVEVDEEKGYAHLRTEDAYDRNVLDQCFWDNIWLLKTNEVVEKPNDNKARTYYDIRPEVFFKEYNKLIKNGVKPSEIAGDPINGWGGFHIYDPDHNRINVWSYTAN
- a CDS encoding MerR family transcriptional regulator is translated as MHFTIQEFSLRTGLPPSKLRYYDKKGLLEPSTRLENGYRAYTPDQVHLAKLIDSLRQADIAIKDIKRYCDANELEKKTMLEQWKNDLDRRMEAIIAARKYVGGIKAENTHTLLLSKWEKGKNLVWQKFEAERIPHPFKQYFSIAKERFSGQVVSEFVYVRTEAITSNKIIGEIGFEVDTNFSTVDSENIRLERIPPSLFAVLENCRADDAFLCFSYIQVVIRYGFEPADNKLERYRNIAAESYDYFIPIVK
- a CDS encoding DUF1836 domain-containing protein, whose translation is MENIQAFLEELKLDNKIKLEDIPTIDLYMDQVIQLFDHSFSNGKEKTLTKTMINNYAKAKLFFSVQNKKYTKEHIILMSLIYQLKGTLSINDIKATLKGINEKTVEEAFDLEQFYSAYLGIVDQNVDRFKEDVSERVKEVSQVIGEDTKDSKLIHNTLLIASLSHISTLYKNAAEKLVREMEED
- a CDS encoding endonuclease MutS2; the encoded protein is MNHQTMEALGYYQILNEISQFARTNRGKETISLLRPSQNKKKIEHSLQEIKEAMNILSISGSVPIHSLDDIGHYVTQAKKGIALKVDQLTRIVSFLDHCQKLKQFMKDKEYAGPNVSIYAASIGNLSTIENEISRCLRNGQVDDYASSDLIYLRRQLANHYEKLKEKAQSLVKSGRISPYLQDTTVSERNGRYVLAVKKEYRKKIEGTVLDTSASGATLFMEPIQLSAIQEEIELVKLAEESEVERILYELTQLFIEHEQEIIIAVETMHHYDVLFAKAKYSQTIRAEIPIINEEFLIHLKEARHPMLGSNAVPLTIPFGDKERALVITGPNTGGKTVTLKTVGLLTLMAQAGLPIPAKKESEIAIFQHIFVDIGDGQSIEQNLSTFSSRLVNIIDILQTTNDASLVLIDELGSGTDPREGMALAIVILEQLYDKGATLFATTHYSEMKKFADEKEGFLNGSMEFDLNTLQPTYRLLLGKSGQSQAFDIAAKLGMHPTLIERAHEKAYQQFKDFHQNVDDEKLQTPNYQKQIIVNKYARTNLKKKPQEQALHSKVTLYNQGDNVILLATSETGIVYKGPNDHGDYIVQVKGEKRTINYKRIELKIAAKELYPPDYDFDIIFKSKEYRKTKKDMNRKYVEGISLEEEN